The Deltaproteobacteria bacterium genomic interval AGCAAGAACTTGTATCGGATTCCCGATCATGTTCCTTTTAGAGAAGCGGCTCTGACTGAACCGCTGGCCTGTGCCCTTCATTGCATCGAAAAGGTGGCCTTGAAGCCGCAGGAAACACTCTGTGTGATCGGGGCAGGGCCTTGCGGGCTTCTTTTTGTGCAGTTGGGCAAACTCGCCGGGGCCCGTGTTATTTGTATCGCTCGTGGGAGTGACAAGCTGGAAGTCGCCAAAAAGCTCGGGGCCGATCATGTTTTAAGTATTTTGGAAGAAGGCTCCATTCAAGAAAGGCTGAATGCCCTTTGCCCGGGAGGGTATGGTCCGGATGTTGTCATTGAAGCGGCAGGACAACCGGCAACCTGGGAGATGGCGATCACTCTGGTCCGTAAAGGAGGGCGTGTCTGGCTTTATGGGGGGTGTGCTCAAGGAACAAAGGTTGCTTTTGACACACACCGGATCCATTATGATGAAATCTCTCTTTCCGGGGTCTTTCACCATACACCAACCCATTTTGCCAAGTCTCTCTCTTATATTGTTGAAAGACGGGTCGATGTTACCTCCCTGATAGCCGGTGAGAAAAGGCTCTCCGAGCTGAATCAGGTTTTTTGTAAAAACAGCCCCGACAACCCCCTCAAGATAGCGATTATTCCTTAGTTATTGTTCCTGTCCAAACTCCGGTATTGGATTGCCTCGGCCAGATGGCCTGTTTCAATTGGCTCGGACCCTGCCAGATCGGCGATCGTTCTGGCCACTTTGAGTATCCGGTCGTAGGCCCGGGCCGACAGTCTTAATTTTTCCATCGCCGATTGAAGGAGTTGGTTTCCTTCCGGGGGGAGTGCACAAAATTTTCTGACGAGTTTGGGAAACATCTGTGCGTTACAAAGAACTTTTTGTTTTTGAAAACGGGTCGTTTGTTTTTCTCTTGCCGACAACACCCTCTGGCGGATGGTCTCCGACGATTCCCCCTCCTTCAACGAGGCCAGCTCTCTGTATTTGACCGGTGGGACCTCAATCTGGATGTCGATCCGGTCCAGCAACGGTCCGGACAGGCGGGACCGGTAGTTTTGCAACTGGACGGGACTGCAACGGCACAACTGCTGGAGGGATGTGAAAAACCCGCACCGGCAGGGATTCATCGCGGTCACCAGCATGAATTCCGAGGGGAAGGTGAGGGTTGAGTAGGCCCTCGAAATGGTCACCTTGCCGGCCTCCACCGGTTGTCTCAAAACCTCCAGGACGTTCTTTTTGAACTCCGGAAGTTCATCCAGAAACAGAACCCCTCGGTGGGATAGACTCACCTCCCCCGGTTTTGGCACTGTCCCGCCGCCGATCATCCCTGCGTCCGAAATCGTGTGATGAGGGGAGCGGAAGGGGCGGTGGGTCAGGAGCGGTTTTTCCTTTTCCACCAGCCCGACCGCGCTGTAAATCTTGGTTGTTTCCAACGCCTCGTCAAACGAGAGAGGTGGCAGGATCGTCGGGATCCGCTGGGCGAGCATAGTCTTGCCGGTGCCGGGTGGACCGATCATCAAAATATTGTGACCACCGGCCGCCGCCACCTCAATCGCCCTCTTGGCCAGTTCTTGCCCCTTGATCTCGCTGAAATCGGAATCATAGTGGCCGTTGTTGCTGAAAAGAGGGGTTGTGATCACGTGAGGGGACAGCGGTTTTTTACCGTTGAGAAATTCAACCACCTCCGAGAGATGGGTAACGCCGAGGATATCTATTTCTTTGACGATGGCCGCTTCGGAACTGTTTTCCCTGGGGAGGATGATCCCCTGAAACGACTTCTTTTTCGCAGCCAGTGCAACGGCTAATGCCCCGCGGATCGGTTTGATCGCCCCCGAGAGGGTCAGTTCCCCGACAATCAGGAATTCCTTGAGCCGGTCCCTGTTTAAACCGTTGGAAGAGGCCAGGAGACCGAGGGCGATCGGCAGGTCCAGGGCGGTTCCCTCCTTTTTGATATCGGCAGGGGCCAGGTTGATGGTGATCTTCCTCTGCAGGAATTCGTAACCGGAGTTCTTGATGGCGGAGGCCACCCGATCCCGACTCTCCCGGACGGAACTCTCCGGCAGGCCGACGGTGTTCCAATGGGGCATCCCGAGGGTAATGTCGACCTCGACCTCGACTGGATAGGCGTCGATCCCAATCAACCCGGCGCTAAAAACTTTTGATAGCACGTTCATTCACTATGCAATTAGCGGGCCAATAATTAAAGAAACGTTGGGAAACCTCTTGGAGCACCGGAAGTTCTTTTTGCTTCAAGGCCGCAAAAAGCCTTCCTGCGCTCTCGGCCCACATATCTCTGAGGGCCTCAGGGTTATGTGGGCCTGTGAGAGCTGCTCTACGAGGTTCCCCAACTTTTCTTTACCAACAGTTCGATTTTCGTACTGTGGTTCGAAAAAGAGACGGTTTGCTTTTGTTCCACTGATTATTTTATAGGGACTTAGTGACCGTTGAAATCAACACGATCGAAAAATGTTACCGTGAGCTCTTAAAAGGGGGTAGAGAGGTCTTACGCCTCTTTGACGGGAACCCCAACCATCACGGTTTTCACTTTCCTCGGGAGATTTTGACCAAGGCCTATGCCTCCTTTTTTGCAAAGGGAAAATATGAACCGGATCCGAAGGGCTCCTTGCGGGCCAGAGAATCGATCGCCCAGTATTATGCTTCCTGTCGAATGAAGGTTGAACCGGACCATATCTTGCTGACTCCGGGAACGAGTGAATCCTTCTTCTACCTTTTTTCTCTCCTGGCCAAACCAGGAGAAAATATTTTGACGCCGAATCCGGCCTACCCTCTGTTTGACCATATTGCTGAGCTGGCCAGGATCGAACTGCGCCATTACCCTTTGGTAGAGGAGAAGGGGTGGGGGATCGACCTTGAGAAACTGTCTTCCCAGATTGATTCTCAAACCCGGGCCATTGTTTTGATCTCCCCAAACAACCCGACAGGGGCTGTGGTGACGGCGGAGGAGTTTGAGGCGATCGCTATGATAGCCAGGAGGGAAAACCTGGCGATTATTAGTGACGAGGTGTTTGGAGAATTTATTTTTTGCAATGAAAATTATCCCCGTGTAGGGGCGGGGTTTCCCCGCCCGGACGCGGAAACCGCGCCCCTACTCTTTACCCTGAATGGCATCTCCAAGATGTTCGCCCTGCCGGCCCTGAAGCTTGGTTGGATTGCGGTGACTGGTGACAAGAAAAAGGTGACGGTGGCGGTGGACCGGTTGGAGACGATGGCCGATACCTTTCTTTCGACGCATACCCCGATCCAGGAGGCGTTGCCCCGGTTGTTTCAAGAGGGGAGGAATTTTGTCAAACAGTACCGGCAGGAAGTCGAGGCCCGGCGAAACCTGGCGGTGAAGATTTTGCGACAATCCGACAAGATCCGGTTTGTGGAACCACAGGGAGGATTCTATCTGATGGCTGAGGTTTCAGACCGCCCCCCGTCCCCCTCCTTAGCTAAGGAGGGGGTGAAGGGGGAGGTCTGGCATTTCCGCACAGAGGAAGATTTTATTATCAACCTGATGAAAGAAACAGGCGTCTTTGTCCACCCCGGCTATTTCTTTGATTACGAGAAGGGGGTCCATTTTGTGATTTCGTTTTTGGCGGAACAGAAGGTTTTGAAACAGGGACTTGCCCGCGTCGTCGAATTTATTGAAAACTTGTAGGGATATAAAAAAAGGTACTTGAACTAACCTGTTTTATAAGTAAATCTTTACGCAATGAATAACAAAGTCGATACGGTATCTGGTGCTATTTCCCCTTTTGAACGAATCCGTCGCACTAATGAGGCCGGGGGTGAATATTGGTCGAGCCGAGACTTTGCTCAAGTCCTTGGTTACACGGATTATCGAAACTTCGAACAGGTCGTTCAGAAGGCCCGAACCGCCTGTTTCAATAGTGGCCAGCGGATCGAGGATCATTTCGTTGATGTCACCGAAATGATCGAAATTGGAAAGGGGGGACAACGTGAGGTTAGAACAACCCTTCTTTCACGATATGCTTGTTATCTTGTCATCCAGAATGCGGATCCCTCAAAAGAAATCGTTGCTTTAGGACAAACCTACTTTGCCGTTCAAACCAGACGCCAGGAGATTTCGGACCAGTCCACTGAGGATGAACGTCGATTGCTTCTGAGAGATGAGATCAGGATCCATAATATGAGACTGGCTGAGACGGCCAAGCGGGCTGGTGTCATTACCTCAATGGATTATGCTATCTTTCAGAACCATGGTTACATGGGTCTTTATGGCGGGATGACGGCCCAGGATATCCATCGTCACAAGCGATTGAAAAAAGGTCGGCAGATTCTCGATCATATGGGGAGTACGGAACTTGCCGCGAATCTATTCCGCGCTACTCAAACAGAGGAAAAAATCCGTAGAGAGCGGATTATAGGTAAGGACAGGGCCAATCAGACACACAGGGACGTGGGTGCGAAGGTCCGGCAAACTATCCGGGAACTTGGGGGAACCATGCCAGAGAACCTACCCACGGTGGGGAATATCAAAGAGGTTCGGACTAAACAGAGGAAGGAATTAAAAGGGAAATGAGAAAGACCTAACGTCTTTATTAAAAATCTTTAGGAATGCGCGAGGTACCTCTCGGCATCGATTGCCGCCGTACAGCCGGAGCCGGCGGCCGTGATCGCCTGGCGATAGACGTGATCCTGGACGTCGCCACAGGCGAAGACGCCCGGAATATTTGTTTTTGTTCCGTCGTGGGTGATCAGGTAGCCGTTCTCATCCATCTTCAGTTGTCCCTTGAAGAGTTGCGTGTTGGGGGTATGGCCGATCGCGACAAAAAGGCCGGCTACTTTTAGTTCGCCAGTCTTTCCATCCTTCACGTTTTTGAGCTTCAGGCCGGTGACTTCTTTTTCGCCCAAGACATCTTCCACCACCGTATCCCAGAGAAACTTGATTTTTTTGTTGGCAAATGCGCGGTCTTGCATAATCTTGGAGGCGCGAAGTTCATGGCGGCGGTGGATCACCGTCACCTTCGTCGCAAACTTTGTTAGAAAGAGGGCTTCTTCCATAGAGGAATCCCCACCGCCAACGATCGCGACCTCCATGTTTCGGAAGAAAGCGCCGTCGCAGGTGGCGCAGGTGGTGACCCCCTTGCCCATCAGCCGTTTTTCATTGGTGAGCCCGATCAGTTTGGCGGAGGCCCCTGTGGAAATAATTATCGATTGCGCCTCGTATTTCTGATCCCCGACAAAGACCTGTAAGGGTGCCTCACCCGAGGGTTTTTTTGAAAAATCAACGCGAGTGACATCCTGGGTGAGGAATCGGGTCCCGAATCGCTCTGCCTGTTGCCGAAAGAGATCCATCAGTTCAGGTCCCATGATCCCCTTGGGGAAACCGGGATAATTTTCGACCTCTGTCGTCAACATCAATTGACCGCCCGCCTGGTACCCTTCGATCAGGAGCGGTTTCAGGTCACCCCTTGCCGTGTAGACGGCGGCGGTCAGCCCGGCTGGTCCGGATCCGATAATGATTACCTTTTCAGTCATAAGGGGGCCGACAATAATCTTTCCGTTTCAAGAAGTCAAATTTGTTGCCATTTGACTTTTCTCCAGCTAATTTTTTGCCCAACGTGCGACGACTTTTCATTTTCCTAAGTCTTTTTTTCGTTTCGCCGGCAATTCTCGCTGAGTCCTATTACCCCCCTCTTGGGCCGATCCCTGTCCGGAATCAAAATCCCCTTTATCTCCAATTCTTGGACCTGCACCCCCAAAGGACGGAAGTTTTACCGGCCGGGACCTATCAGGTGGAGATGCAGGCGGCTTATTCCAACCTCTTTGAAAGGAATGCCTCCCCGGCAACCGGTTATCAGGTCGCACTGGATATGGAACTCCTCCGTCATTCGATCTTTTTTCGTTACGGGGTGATGGATCGTTTTGAACTGGGGGTTGAACTGCCGCTCCTCCATTTCAACGGCGGCTTTCTTGACAGTTTCATTCA includes:
- a CDS encoding zinc-binding dehydrogenase, giving the protein MQAALWYGPEEMRIEEVSVPKVEWGEVLVKIGAALTCGTDFKLFRRGHALLVKNLPSPFGHEMAGTVVDKGEGVSRFQVGDRVVAANSAPCGSCFFCQKKSWNLCPNLEFLNGAYAEYVTVPARIVSKNLYRIPDHVPFREAALTEPLACALHCIEKVALKPQETLCVIGAGPCGLLFVQLGKLAGARVICIARGSDKLEVAKKLGADHVLSILEEGSIQERLNALCPGGYGPDVVIEAAGQPATWEMAITLVRKGGRVWLYGGCAQGTKVAFDTHRIHYDEISLSGVFHHTPTHFAKSLSYIVERRVDVTSLIAGEKRLSELNQVFCKNSPDNPLKIAIIP
- a CDS encoding YifB family Mg chelatase-like AAA ATPase, with the protein product MLSKVFSAGLIGIDAYPVEVEVDITLGMPHWNTVGLPESSVRESRDRVASAIKNSGYEFLQRKITINLAPADIKKEGTALDLPIALGLLASSNGLNRDRLKEFLIVGELTLSGAIKPIRGALAVALAAKKKSFQGIILPRENSSEAAIVKEIDILGVTHLSEVVEFLNGKKPLSPHVITTPLFSNNGHYDSDFSEIKGQELAKRAIEVAAAGGHNILMIGPPGTGKTMLAQRIPTILPPLSFDEALETTKIYSAVGLVEKEKPLLTHRPFRSPHHTISDAGMIGGGTVPKPGEVSLSHRGVLFLDELPEFKKNVLEVLRQPVEAGKVTISRAYSTLTFPSEFMLVTAMNPCRCGFFTSLQQLCRCSPVQLQNYRSRLSGPLLDRIDIQIEVPPVKYRELASLKEGESSETIRQRVLSAREKQTTRFQKQKVLCNAQMFPKLVRKFCALPPEGNQLLQSAMEKLRLSARAYDRILKVARTIADLAGSEPIETGHLAEAIQYRSLDRNNN
- a CDS encoding pyridoxal phosphate-dependent aminotransferase; translation: MTVEINTIEKCYRELLKGGREVLRLFDGNPNHHGFHFPREILTKAYASFFAKGKYEPDPKGSLRARESIAQYYASCRMKVEPDHILLTPGTSESFFYLFSLLAKPGENILTPNPAYPLFDHIAELARIELRHYPLVEEKGWGIDLEKLSSQIDSQTRAIVLISPNNPTGAVVTAEEFEAIAMIARRENLAIISDEVFGEFIFCNENYPRVGAGFPRPDAETAPLLFTLNGISKMFALPALKLGWIAVTGDKKKVTVAVDRLETMADTFLSTHTPIQEALPRLFQEGRNFVKQYRQEVEARRNLAVKILRQSDKIRFVEPQGGFYLMAEVSDRPPSPSLAKEGVKGEVWHFRTEEDFIINLMKETGVFVHPGYFFDYEKGVHFVISFLAEQKVLKQGLARVVEFIENL
- the dinD gene encoding DNA damage-inducible protein D codes for the protein MNNKVDTVSGAISPFERIRRTNEAGGEYWSSRDFAQVLGYTDYRNFEQVVQKARTACFNSGQRIEDHFVDVTEMIEIGKGGQREVRTTLLSRYACYLVIQNADPSKEIVALGQTYFAVQTRRQEISDQSTEDERRLLLRDEIRIHNMRLAETAKRAGVITSMDYAIFQNHGYMGLYGGMTAQDIHRHKRLKKGRQILDHMGSTELAANLFRATQTEEKIRRERIIGKDRANQTHRDVGAKVRQTIRELGGTMPENLPTVGNIKEVRTKQRKELKGK
- the trxB gene encoding thioredoxin-disulfide reductase, which encodes MTEKVIIIGSGPAGLTAAVYTARGDLKPLLIEGYQAGGQLMLTTEVENYPGFPKGIMGPELMDLFRQQAERFGTRFLTQDVTRVDFSKKPSGEAPLQVFVGDQKYEAQSIIISTGASAKLIGLTNEKRLMGKGVTTCATCDGAFFRNMEVAIVGGGDSSMEEALFLTKFATKVTVIHRRHELRASKIMQDRAFANKKIKFLWDTVVEDVLGEKEVTGLKLKNVKDGKTGELKVAGLFVAIGHTPNTQLFKGQLKMDENGYLITHDGTKTNIPGVFACGDVQDHVYRQAITAAGSGCTAAIDAERYLAHS